The window GATGTTGAGATCATGTTAAagagtactccctccatcccatgaCAAGTTGAAacactaagagcatctccaatagatggttCAAATTGATGGTCCAAAAGAGCAactccaatagatggtccaaaatGAAGATGTAAATTTCTTAAAACGAACAACTACTAGTCCATTCAACATAGTTCAAACATCAAATTCAACATAGTTTGATACATGAACTTCAACTACTACTTATTCAAACTACTAGAtaaactactcctcgtcgtcggAGCTGCAGAACTGCGCCCAGAACTCCTCCTTCTCCGGGTCGTCgcacccctcctcctcctccgagaaGTCTGCCCAATCCTCCTCGGAAGAGGACTCGATGGGGATCACCGTCGAGGGACCGGCCTCGTCCTCCTTCTTTGCccccttcttcttttgctccgcCTCACGCTTCCAGTAGTACTCCAGCTCGGCCTGGACATACTCTGGATGCTCCCGAGCAAACCTCGCCATCGCCTCCTCGTC is drawn from Aegilops tauschii subsp. strangulata cultivar AL8/78 chromosome 1, Aet v6.0, whole genome shotgun sequence and contains these coding sequences:
- the LOC141039182 gene encoding uncharacterized protein — protein: MLVPQGIKIKEIPMKKTTMKKPSVVVSAVKTDEEAMARFAREHPEYVQAELEYYWKREAEQKKKGAKKEDEAGPSTVIPIESSSEEDWADFSEEEEGCDDPEKEEFWAQFCSSDDEE